One region of Mesobacillus boroniphilus genomic DNA includes:
- a CDS encoding TVP38/TMEM64 family protein, which produces MDDAWSMLLIVVESGGWYAPVVFILFHVFRQFVFVPPAVVCIAGGLMFGVVPGIVYSLLGLSGASILFYFLMRQIPEMMNKLSRLKKRLVGRFRDLTVAQVSLLRLVPVIHYQLLSFCLYERKSSFKDFMFASFLANIPFVIFYTIFGEYVGEFDSLTGIFLMIVFLLLAYLLREKITFIKWREFFDTTT; this is translated from the coding sequence ATGGATGATGCGTGGTCAATGCTGCTGATCGTTGTGGAATCTGGAGGCTGGTATGCACCGGTTGTATTCATCTTGTTTCATGTTTTCCGCCAATTTGTTTTCGTGCCGCCGGCAGTCGTCTGTATTGCGGGAGGATTAATGTTTGGGGTCGTACCCGGAATTGTATATTCACTGCTCGGATTGTCGGGAGCAAGTATATTATTTTACTTTTTAATGAGACAGATTCCAGAGATGATGAACAAACTGAGCAGGCTGAAAAAAAGGCTAGTAGGGCGCTTCAGAGATTTGACGGTCGCCCAGGTCTCGCTGTTGAGGCTCGTGCCGGTGATTCATTATCAGCTTCTAAGCTTTTGCCTTTATGAACGAAAAAGTAGTTTTAAAGACTTTATGTTTGCTTCATTTCTTGCGAATATTCCATTCGTCATTTTTTATACGATATTCGGAGAGTATGTCGGAGAGTTTGACTCACTAACAGGAATCTTTCTGATGATTGTATTTTTGCTGTTAGCCTATTTGTTACGGGAGAAAATCACCTTCATCAAGTGGCGAGAATTTTTTGATACGACAACATAA
- the polX gene encoding DNA polymerase/3'-5' exonuclease PolX yields MSVNKKDIVQLLETIAIYMELKGENPFKVSAFRKAAAALEGDERSMSEMGELTELKGIGKGTAGVIQEFMETGQSTELKELQEEVPNGLIPLLQLPGMGGKKIAKLYKELGVESIHDLEEAAKAGKIRDLAGFGKKSEEKILAAIENFGTRPERLPLAYMLPVAELIESYLQKIDDIDQFSKAGSLRRMRETIKDLDFIIASNNPSAVKDELVNLPKIKEIIAAGDTKVSVTLGLDYDVNVDFRLVDPEEFATALHHFTGSKDHNVRMRQLAKEKGEKISEYGVENIETGEVTTFKSEEEFYQYFGLPFIPPELREDGSEVELYKEDLKLITLEAIKGDLHMHSTWSDGGHSIEEMAMDCIARGYKYMAITDHSQYLKVANGLTPERLRKQIEEVKELNKKFDDFTILTGIEMDILPDGTLDFEDDLLAELDLVIASIHSSFSQPTEKIMNRLKTALINAHVDIIAHPTGRLIGRREGYSVDIDMLIKLAKETDTALELNANPNRLDLASEYLRKAQDEGVKLVINTDAHKVDTLEHMGIGVTAARKGWIKESSVLNALDLNGLLDFLHGRN; encoded by the coding sequence GTGTCTGTTAATAAAAAAGATATCGTACAATTACTTGAAACGATTGCTATATATATGGAATTAAAAGGTGAAAATCCATTTAAGGTCTCTGCATTCCGCAAGGCTGCGGCTGCTCTTGAGGGGGATGAGCGCAGTATGTCAGAAATGGGTGAGTTGACTGAACTCAAAGGAATTGGCAAAGGAACTGCAGGGGTCATCCAGGAATTCATGGAAACAGGTCAATCAACAGAGTTAAAAGAATTACAGGAAGAGGTACCGAATGGACTGATTCCACTGCTTCAGCTTCCAGGAATGGGCGGGAAGAAAATCGCCAAGCTATACAAGGAACTGGGTGTTGAAAGTATCCACGATCTGGAGGAGGCTGCTAAGGCAGGGAAAATCCGTGACCTTGCAGGCTTTGGCAAGAAGAGCGAAGAAAAGATTCTTGCGGCAATTGAAAACTTTGGCACAAGGCCGGAAAGACTGCCGCTTGCATACATGCTTCCAGTTGCGGAATTAATTGAATCTTATCTTCAAAAGATAGATGATATCGACCAATTCTCAAAAGCAGGCAGCTTGCGCAGGATGAGAGAGACGATCAAAGATCTTGATTTCATCATTGCTTCGAATAATCCCTCAGCTGTGAAGGACGAGCTTGTCAATCTGCCGAAAATAAAAGAAATTATCGCAGCCGGGGATACGAAGGTTTCCGTCACACTTGGCCTGGATTATGATGTGAACGTTGACTTCCGCCTTGTCGATCCTGAAGAATTTGCAACTGCGCTCCATCACTTCACTGGTTCAAAAGACCACAATGTAAGAATGAGACAGCTTGCGAAGGAAAAAGGAGAGAAGATCAGCGAATATGGTGTAGAGAATATAGAAACAGGTGAAGTCACTACATTCAAATCGGAAGAAGAGTTTTACCAATATTTCGGCCTGCCGTTTATTCCGCCGGAACTGCGGGAGGATGGTTCGGAAGTTGAACTGTACAAGGAAGATTTGAAACTTATAACTCTAGAAGCTATTAAAGGTGATCTTCATATGCATTCAACATGGAGCGATGGCGGCCATTCAATCGAGGAAATGGCAATGGATTGTATCGCAAGAGGCTATAAATACATGGCGATTACCGACCATTCCCAGTATTTGAAGGTAGCGAATGGACTGACGCCGGAACGCTTGCGAAAGCAAATTGAAGAAGTGAAGGAACTGAATAAGAAATTCGATGATTTTACGATTTTAACTGGAATTGAAATGGATATTTTACCGGATGGTACATTGGATTTTGAAGATGACTTGCTTGCTGAACTCGACTTGGTCATTGCATCGATTCACTCTTCATTTTCCCAGCCAACCGAAAAAATCATGAACCGTTTGAAGACTGCTCTCATAAACGCCCATGTGGATATTATCGCTCATCCAACTGGCAGGCTGATCGGCCGGCGTGAGGGATATTCAGTTGATATCGATATGCTAATCAAGCTGGCCAAAGAAACAGATACCGCTCTTGAATTGAACGCCAATCCGAACAGACTTGATCTGGCATCAGAATATTTAAGGAAAGCACAGGATGAAGGGGTCAAGCTTGTCATCAATACAGATGCTCATAAAGTGGATACACTAGAGCATATGGGAATAGGTGTAACAGCCGCCAGAAAAGGCTGGATTAAGGAATCATCCGTCCTGAACGCGTTGGATCTGAATGGATTGCTAGATTTCTTGCACGGTCGTAATTAA
- a CDS encoding TrmH family RNA methyltransferase, producing MKYIQSDKNPQVKQWKKLLTRKERDKSGMFLVEGFHLVEEALTKTEDVEEIILSEKTELPPGLDYGSIPVTVVTDEISKQLADTETTQGIFAVCRQAKQKLTIGKTYLLIDSVQDPGNLGTMIRTADAAGIDAVIVGKGSVDMYNPKVLRSAQGSHFHLPVLSGDLSEWITKLQAENIPVYGTALENGVVFTEVDNKETFALLVGNEGSGVNKELLAKTTQNLYIPIYGKSESLNVAVAAGILLYYLKTAK from the coding sequence TTGAAGTACATTCAATCTGATAAAAATCCGCAAGTGAAACAGTGGAAGAAATTGCTGACGCGCAAGGAACGTGACAAGTCTGGTATGTTCCTTGTCGAGGGCTTCCATTTAGTTGAAGAAGCACTCACGAAAACAGAAGATGTTGAAGAAATTATTTTAAGCGAAAAAACAGAATTGCCGCCTGGCCTGGATTATGGTTCCATTCCTGTTACGGTTGTGACCGATGAAATCAGCAAGCAGCTTGCTGATACGGAGACAACACAGGGCATATTTGCTGTATGCCGGCAGGCGAAGCAGAAGCTAACAATTGGAAAAACTTATTTGTTGATCGATTCTGTCCAGGATCCTGGCAATCTTGGCACGATGATCCGGACGGCTGATGCTGCCGGGATTGATGCTGTTATTGTTGGGAAAGGCAGTGTCGATATGTATAATCCGAAGGTATTGCGTTCTGCGCAGGGAAGTCACTTCCATTTGCCAGTTTTAAGTGGCGACCTTTCCGAGTGGATCACTAAACTTCAAGCTGAGAATATCCCGGTTTATGGAACTGCTCTTGAAAATGGAGTGGTTTTTACAGAGGTGGACAATAAGGAAACCTTCGCCCTGCTCGTAGGAAATGAAGGAAGCGGGGTAAATAAAGAATTGCTGGCAAAAACAACGCAAAACCTCTACATCCCAATATACGGCAAAAGCGAGTCGCTGAATGTCGCTGTCGCCGCAGGTATTTTGCTATATTATTTAAAAACAGCAAAATAG
- the pheS gene encoding phenylalanine--tRNA ligase subunit alpha has translation MQDRLKELQAEALEKVAASADLKELNDVRVSYLGKKGPITEVLKGMGKLSAEERPKMGALANEVRDAISGQIEVKQKELEEAAVQKQLAAEQIDVTLPGRPVKTGSHHPLTSIIEEIEDLFIGMGYTVEEGPEVEKDYYNFEALNLPKGHPARDMQDSFYITEETLMRTHTSPVQARTMEKHQGKGPVKIICPGKVYRRDNDDATHSHQFMQIEGLVVDENVRMSDLKGTLEVFAKKMFGEDREIRLRPSFFPFTEPSVEMDISCKICSGSGCSVCKGTGWIEILGAGMVHPNVLEMAGYDSKKYTGFAFGMGPERIAMLKYGVDDIRHFYTNDVRFLKQFSVEE, from the coding sequence ATGCAGGATCGATTGAAAGAACTGCAGGCTGAGGCACTTGAAAAAGTGGCTGCATCAGCTGACCTGAAAGAATTGAATGATGTTCGCGTTTCCTATCTTGGGAAAAAAGGTCCAATCACAGAAGTTTTAAAAGGAATGGGCAAGTTATCAGCTGAAGAAAGACCGAAAATGGGTGCCCTGGCAAATGAAGTCCGTGATGCGATTTCCGGCCAGATCGAAGTGAAACAGAAGGAGCTGGAGGAAGCGGCAGTCCAAAAGCAATTGGCCGCTGAACAAATCGATGTGACGCTTCCAGGAAGGCCTGTTAAAACAGGCAGCCACCATCCGCTTACAAGCATCATTGAAGAAATCGAAGATCTTTTCATCGGAATGGGCTACACCGTAGAGGAAGGCCCGGAAGTTGAAAAAGACTACTATAACTTTGAAGCGTTGAATCTTCCTAAGGGACACCCGGCACGTGATATGCAGGATTCCTTCTACATCACAGAAGAAACATTGATGCGCACACATACTTCTCCTGTTCAGGCAAGGACGATGGAAAAACATCAGGGCAAGGGTCCTGTAAAAATCATCTGCCCGGGAAAGGTTTATCGCCGAGATAACGATGATGCAACACACTCCCATCAGTTCATGCAGATCGAAGGGCTTGTCGTCGATGAGAACGTTAGAATGAGCGACCTAAAAGGAACGCTTGAAGTTTTTGCAAAGAAAATGTTCGGTGAAGATCGCGAAATTCGCCTGCGCCCAAGCTTCTTCCCGTTCACTGAGCCATCTGTCGAAATGGATATTTCTTGTAAAATTTGCAGCGGATCAGGCTGCAGTGTTTGTAAGGGAACCGGCTGGATTGAAATCCTCGGTGCAGGGATGGTCCACCCGAATGTTCTGGAGATGGCAGGATATGATTCGAAGAAATACACTGGCTTTGCATTCGGAATGGGACCTGAGCGTATTGCGATGCTCAAGTATGGAGTCGATGACATCCGTCATTTCTATACAAACGATGTCCGTTTCTTAAAGCAATTTTCAGTTGAAGAATAA
- a CDS encoding dUTP diphosphatase produces the protein MNTKTLFKMQKALDSHIESQHGLMQEDLFDRKVLALLVEIGELANETRCFKFWSVKPSSEMDVILEEFVDGVHFILSLGIECGYEDIESVTSNRTEENDTSNQFLLIYESVQKFRNNHRKDDYVRLFKNYMELAQLLGLNEDQIEQAYIKKNEVNYDRQRQGY, from the coding sequence ATGAACACAAAAACCCTTTTTAAAATGCAAAAAGCACTTGATAGTCATATTGAGTCGCAACACGGATTAATGCAGGAAGATTTATTTGATAGAAAGGTCCTTGCGTTGCTTGTTGAAATCGGCGAGCTTGCAAATGAGACGAGGTGTTTCAAGTTTTGGAGTGTGAAGCCATCATCTGAAATGGATGTCATCCTCGAAGAGTTTGTGGATGGAGTCCACTTTATTCTGTCGTTGGGTATTGAGTGTGGATATGAAGATATTGAGTCGGTCACCTCAAACAGAACCGAGGAAAATGACACGAGCAATCAGTTCCTCTTAATATACGAGTCCGTACAAAAATTCAGGAATAACCACAGGAAAGATGATTACGTTCGATTATTTAAAAACTATATGGAGCTTGCACAATTGCTCGGATTGAACGAAGATCAAATTGAACAGGCATATATTAAGAAAAATGAAGTAAATTATGATAGGCAGCGACAAGGGTATTAG
- the zapA gene encoding cell division protein ZapA: MLSDTKKNKSTVDIYGQQYTIVGTESTSHIRLIASMVDDKMREIGSANPSLDTSKLAVLTAVNAVNDYIKMKDRVESLEAEIKRLKD; encoded by the coding sequence ATGTTGTCAGACACAAAAAAAAATAAGTCGACTGTCGATATATACGGACAGCAATATACGATCGTCGGCACAGAAAGCACCAGCCATATCCGGCTCATTGCCTCGATGGTAGACGATAAAATGCGTGAGATCGGCTCAGCGAATCCTTCACTTGATACAAGTAAACTAGCTGTGTTAACTGCTGTGAATGCCGTTAATGATTACATAAAAATGAAAGATCGTGTTGAATCGCTCGAAGCGGAAATTAAAAGGTTAAAGGACTGA
- the rnhC gene encoding ribonuclease HIII, translating into MGNSVLQKSPEEIKKMKEYYSKFLIDKLPPGSVFAAKTPSCAITAYKSGKVLFQGKDGEAEAARWGTALAPSVKKGAAPTPGSHLPRNIGEMSIIGSDEVGTGDFFGPITVVAAYVRRQDIPVLKELGVQDSKNLKDDKIIEIARQLVTFLPHSLLTLHNEKYNQMQMKGMSQGKMKALLHNQAIHHVLEKIAPEKPEAILIDEFAKEPIYYAHLKGQRKIIRENVLFNTKAEGIHLGVAAASMIARYAFVRHFETLSKRAGFTIPKGAGAAVDKAAARLILDKGKDVLPEFVKLHFANTEKAKKIARV; encoded by the coding sequence ATGGGAAATAGTGTCCTTCAAAAAAGTCCGGAAGAAATCAAAAAGATGAAAGAGTATTACAGTAAGTTTCTTATTGATAAGCTTCCGCCTGGCAGCGTTTTTGCCGCCAAAACACCTTCCTGTGCGATTACTGCCTATAAATCAGGAAAAGTATTGTTCCAGGGAAAAGATGGAGAGGCCGAGGCAGCCAGATGGGGAACAGCTTTAGCGCCTTCTGTTAAAAAAGGAGCGGCACCAACGCCAGGATCCCATTTACCCAGGAATATAGGAGAAATGTCCATCATCGGCTCGGACGAGGTTGGCACAGGCGACTTTTTCGGCCCCATCACAGTCGTAGCAGCCTACGTAAGGCGGCAGGATATTCCTGTATTAAAGGAGCTCGGTGTCCAGGATTCAAAGAATCTCAAGGATGATAAAATCATCGAGATCGCCAGGCAGCTTGTCACCTTTTTGCCCCACAGCCTGCTGACACTTCATAATGAAAAGTACAACCAAATGCAAATGAAAGGCATGTCGCAGGGCAAGATGAAAGCTCTCCTTCACAACCAGGCGATCCACCATGTTCTTGAAAAAATCGCACCTGAAAAACCGGAAGCTATTTTGATCGATGAATTTGCAAAAGAGCCAATTTATTACGCCCACTTGAAAGGTCAAAGGAAGATTATCAGGGAAAACGTTTTGTTCAACACAAAGGCAGAAGGAATCCATCTAGGAGTAGCTGCAGCGTCGATGATTGCCCGCTATGCCTTCGTCCGTCATTTCGAAACCCTTAGCAAACGTGCAGGATTCACGATTCCAAAAGGTGCTGGCGCTGCTGTTGACAAAGCAGCAGCAAGGCTCATCCTCGATAAAGGTAAAGATGTACTGCCAGAATTCGTTAAGCTTCATTTTGCCAATACCGAAAAAGCGAAGAAGATCGCACGCGTGTAG
- a CDS encoding M42 family metallopeptidase: protein MAKLDETLTMLKDLTDAKGIPGNEREPREVMKKYITPFADEVTTDGLGSLVAKKVGNENGPKIMVAGHLDEVGFMVTSIDDKGFIRFQTVGGWWSQVMLAQRVTIVTRKGEITGVIGSKPPHILPAEARKKPVDIKDMFIDIGASSRDEAKEWGVTPGDMVVPYFEFTVMNNEKMLLAKAWDNRIGCAIAIDVLKGLKDAEHPNVVYGVGTVQEEVGLRGAKTSAQMIQPDIAFGVDVGIAGDTPGVTEKEALSKMGDGPQIIIYDASMVSHKGLRDFVTDLADELNIPYQFDAVAGGGTDSGAIHLTHRGVPALSITIATRYIHSHAAMLHRDDYENAVKLIVEVIKRLDKETVEKITFE from the coding sequence ATGGCAAAATTAGATGAAACATTAACAATGCTAAAAGATTTAACCGATGCCAAGGGCATTCCCGGCAACGAGCGTGAGCCAAGAGAAGTAATGAAGAAATACATAACTCCATTCGCTGATGAAGTAACGACTGACGGACTTGGCAGCTTAGTTGCGAAGAAAGTCGGCAATGAGAATGGACCAAAAATCATGGTTGCTGGCCATCTTGATGAAGTAGGCTTCATGGTAACAAGTATTGATGACAAAGGATTCATCCGCTTCCAGACAGTCGGCGGCTGGTGGAGCCAGGTTATGCTTGCACAACGCGTGACAATCGTTACTCGTAAAGGTGAAATCACTGGGGTAATCGGTTCTAAACCGCCTCACATCCTTCCTGCAGAAGCGCGCAAAAAGCCAGTTGATATTAAGGATATGTTCATTGATATCGGTGCTTCAAGCCGTGATGAAGCGAAGGAATGGGGAGTCACTCCTGGGGACATGGTCGTTCCATACTTCGAATTCACAGTCATGAACAATGAGAAAATGCTTCTTGCTAAAGCATGGGATAACCGTATCGGCTGTGCGATTGCAATCGATGTCTTGAAGGGGCTTAAAGATGCAGAACATCCAAACGTTGTATATGGTGTTGGAACTGTTCAGGAAGAAGTAGGCCTACGCGGCGCTAAAACTTCCGCACAAATGATTCAACCTGACATCGCTTTCGGCGTTGATGTAGGAATCGCCGGCGACACTCCAGGCGTTACCGAAAAAGAAGCACTTAGCAAAATGGGGGACGGACCACAGATCATCATCTATGATGCATCGATGGTATCGCACAAAGGACTTCGTGACTTCGTTACAGACCTCGCTGATGAATTGAACATTCCATATCAGTTCGATGCAGTGGCAGGCGGCGGAACTGACTCTGGCGCCATTCACCTGACGCACCGTGGTGTACCAGCGTTGTCCATTACAATCGCGACACGCTACATCCACTCACACGCAGCGATGCTTCACCGCGATGACTACGAAAACGCTGTAAAGCTAATCGTAGAAGTCATTAAGCGTCTTGATAAAGAAACAGTTGAGAAGATTACTTTTGAGTAA
- a CDS encoding CvpA family protein, giving the protein MLDLAVLAILLIGFIVGLKRGFILQTIHLAGFIAAFIVAYIYYDQLAPKLTLWIPYPNLGSNSTLNLLFENANLEDAYYRAIAFAAIFFAVKILLQIIGSMLDFVAHLPILKQLNVWAGGFLGFVEVYLLLFIVLYIAALLPIQAIQGPLNDSILAENIIKNTPVFSQQIKQLWIEYMAA; this is encoded by the coding sequence ATGCTTGATCTTGCTGTATTAGCTATTTTGCTTATTGGCTTCATTGTAGGATTGAAGAGGGGGTTCATCCTGCAAACCATCCATTTGGCTGGATTCATCGCAGCCTTCATCGTTGCGTACATATATTATGATCAGTTGGCGCCAAAGCTGACTCTATGGATTCCATATCCGAACCTGGGCAGCAATTCGACGTTGAATCTTCTATTTGAGAATGCCAATTTAGAAGATGCATATTATCGGGCCATTGCATTTGCAGCCATTTTCTTCGCAGTGAAAATCCTGCTTCAAATCATCGGTTCGATGCTCGATTTTGTGGCTCACCTTCCAATCTTAAAGCAGTTGAACGTCTGGGCAGGAGGGTTCCTTGGCTTTGTTGAAGTTTACCTGCTTTTGTTTATCGTTCTCTACATCGCTGCTTTATTGCCGATCCAGGCGATCCAGGGACCGCTTAACGATTCAATTCTAGCCGAAAACATCATAAAAAATACCCCTGTATTTTCTCAGCAAATTAAACAACTTTGGATTGAATACATGGCTGCATAA
- the sspI gene encoding small acid-soluble spore protein SspI, with protein MNLNLRNAVISNVAGNSQDELKDTIVDAIQNGEEKMLPGLGVLFEVIWQNASAEEKQEMLNALEEGLKGK; from the coding sequence ATGAACTTAAACCTTAGGAATGCTGTCATTTCAAATGTAGCAGGAAATTCGCAGGACGAGCTTAAAGATACGATCGTCGACGCAATCCAAAATGGCGAGGAAAAAATGCTTCCAGGCCTTGGAGTTTTGTTCGAGGTGATCTGGCAGAACGCCTCTGCGGAAGAAAAGCAGGAAATGCTGAACGCTTTAGAAGAAGGATTAAAGGGAAAATAA
- the pheT gene encoding phenylalanine--tRNA ligase subunit beta: MLVSYKWLQEYIDLEGVTAEELAEKITKSGIEVEGVEKLNEGLKGVVVGHVLECEKHPDAEKLNKTLVDLGNGEKVQIICGAPNVGKGQKVAVATVGAVLPGNFKIKKAKLRGEESHGMICSLQELGIEGKLAPKEYAEGIYNFTPDTEIGQDALVALNRDDEILELGLTPNRADAMSMLGVAYEVGAILGKDIKLPNPQPETSSEQASDYIKVNVEAKEDNPLYVAKVIKNVKVGPSPVWLQTRLMAAGIRPHNNVVDITNFILLEYGQPLHAFDYDKLGSKEILVRRATNGEVIETLDDVKRTLTPEHLVITNGTEPVALAGVMGGANSEVGSDTTTVLLESAYFTGGAIRKASKDHGLRSEASSRYEKGVDPERVRPAAERAAELMIELAGGEVLEGAVEADSLDVKKAVVSTTIQKINKVLGTDLEMKQVEDIFARLKFETSVDNDTITVTVPTRRGDITIEEDLIEEVGRLYGYDNLPTTLPVGSSTPGHLSEYQKKRRVVRRYMEGAGLYQAVTYSLTSAEKATQYALDQREPVELAMPMSEDRSILRLSIVPQLLEVLKYNIARQTDSVAAYETGAVFLKNNNEELPEEREHLAAAITGLWESHPWQGEKKPVDFFVLKGIVEGLFAKLGLESQLDFQKAELDGLHPGRTAEILLNGNVIGFIGQVHPTMQKSLDLKETYVFELSLKALLEAETAPLQYTAIPRFPSITRDIALVVDKATAAGNLEKIITEASGSLLKEVNVFDLYEGEKMEEGKKSLAFSLKYFDPEKTLTDEDIAKAHNKVLAALEEKAGAVLRG; encoded by the coding sequence ATGTTGGTATCATATAAATGGCTTCAGGAATATATCGATTTGGAAGGCGTAACGGCTGAAGAGCTTGCTGAAAAGATAACGAAGAGCGGCATTGAAGTTGAAGGTGTAGAAAAATTAAACGAGGGATTAAAGGGCGTAGTTGTCGGCCATGTGCTTGAATGCGAGAAGCATCCGGATGCAGAAAAACTAAACAAAACACTTGTTGACCTTGGAAACGGTGAAAAAGTTCAAATTATCTGTGGCGCGCCTAATGTCGGCAAAGGCCAAAAGGTTGCGGTTGCAACAGTGGGTGCTGTTCTGCCTGGAAACTTCAAGATTAAAAAAGCAAAACTTCGCGGCGAAGAATCCCACGGGATGATTTGCTCGTTGCAGGAGCTTGGAATCGAGGGAAAGCTGGCACCAAAGGAGTATGCTGAGGGAATTTACAATTTTACACCGGATACAGAAATTGGCCAGGACGCTTTAGTAGCTTTAAACAGGGATGACGAGATCCTTGAGCTTGGATTGACGCCAAACCGTGCAGATGCGATGAGCATGCTTGGTGTCGCTTACGAGGTTGGAGCGATTCTTGGCAAGGACATCAAGCTGCCAAATCCACAGCCGGAAACATCTTCAGAGCAAGCAAGCGACTATATTAAGGTCAACGTTGAAGCAAAAGAAGATAATCCTCTATACGTTGCGAAAGTGATTAAGAATGTAAAAGTTGGTCCATCACCTGTTTGGCTGCAAACTAGATTGATGGCTGCGGGCATCCGTCCTCACAATAATGTTGTTGATATCACAAACTTTATTTTATTGGAGTACGGCCAGCCGCTTCACGCATTCGATTACGATAAATTGGGATCAAAAGAGATCCTTGTCCGCCGCGCGACGAATGGCGAAGTGATTGAAACGCTGGATGATGTCAAACGTACCTTGACACCAGAACACCTTGTCATCACTAATGGAACAGAGCCAGTTGCGCTTGCAGGCGTAATGGGCGGAGCGAATTCTGAGGTTGGCAGCGATACAACAACTGTCCTGCTCGAGTCCGCTTATTTTACCGGCGGTGCAATCCGCAAGGCTTCAAAGGACCATGGCCTGCGCAGTGAAGCCAGCTCACGTTATGAAAAAGGTGTGGATCCAGAAAGAGTTCGCCCTGCTGCAGAGCGTGCTGCTGAACTGATGATCGAGCTTGCAGGAGGAGAAGTTCTTGAGGGCGCAGTGGAAGCAGATTCACTGGATGTGAAGAAGGCTGTTGTTTCAACAACAATCCAGAAAATCAACAAGGTGTTGGGAACAGACCTTGAAATGAAGCAGGTTGAGGATATTTTTGCCCGCCTAAAGTTCGAAACATCTGTCGATAATGACACAATCACAGTAACAGTACCTACTCGCCGTGGGGACATCACAATTGAAGAAGATTTAATTGAAGAGGTTGGCCGTCTATATGGCTATGACAATCTGCCAACAACTCTTCCTGTAGGCTCTTCAACACCAGGGCACTTATCGGAGTACCAGAAAAAGCGCCGTGTCGTCCGCCGCTACATGGAAGGCGCAGGCCTTTATCAGGCAGTCACGTATTCCCTTACAAGCGCGGAGAAGGCAACACAGTACGCATTGGATCAGCGCGAACCAGTTGAACTGGCAATGCCAATGAGTGAAGACCGCAGCATCTTGCGTTTAAGCATCGTACCTCAGCTTCTGGAGGTGCTTAAGTATAATATCGCTCGCCAGACCGACAGCGTTGCTGCTTATGAAACTGGGGCAGTTTTCTTGAAAAACAACAACGAAGAACTTCCAGAAGAGCGCGAACACCTTGCTGCAGCCATCACTGGCTTGTGGGAAAGCCATCCTTGGCAGGGTGAAAAGAAGCCTGTTGACTTCTTCGTCCTTAAAGGAATCGTTGAAGGGTTATTTGCAAAGCTTGGTCTTGAAAGCCAGCTAGATTTCCAGAAAGCTGAACTTGATGGGTTGCACCCTGGACGCACTGCTGAAATTTTGCTGAATGGCAATGTCATCGGCTTTATCGGCCAGGTCCATCCAACAATGCAAAAATCGCTTGATTTAAAAGAAACTTATGTATTCGAGTTATCGCTAAAAGCTTTACTTGAAGCAGAAACAGCACCGCTGCAGTACACAGCAATCCCGCGCTTCCCGTCGATTACTAGGGATATTGCCCTTGTTGTCGATAAAGCAACTGCTGCCGGTAACCTGGAGAAGATCATCACAGAAGCTAGCGGTTCATTATTAAAAGAAGTAAATGTGTTCGATCTATACGAAGGTGAAAAAATGGAAGAAGGCAAGAAATCACTTGCATTCTCACTGAAATACTTCGATCCGGAAAAAACACTGACAGACGAAGACATTGCAAAAGCACACAATAAAGTCCTTGCAGCTCTTGAAGAAAAAGCTGGAGCAGTATTGAGAGGATAA
- a CDS encoding sigma-w pathway protein ysdB, which translates to MILLLRLVLLLLFVFLIYSAVKYLFHPKRKLELAHEQKRFFLLDEPDNVRKNFLLTYKGVLFEGEKYLGTTPSAFEVVSIFIWPKKTSALKGLVLEDFQFIERKIRESYPVAKIDWKSPIKEFMANHDQDEEL; encoded by the coding sequence ATGATTCTGCTTTTACGTCTTGTTTTATTGCTTTTATTTGTTTTTCTAATATACAGCGCTGTGAAATATTTATTCCATCCGAAAAGGAAACTGGAGCTTGCTCATGAACAGAAGCGCTTTTTTTTATTGGATGAGCCAGACAATGTCCGCAAGAATTTCTTATTAACATATAAGGGTGTTTTATTTGAGGGTGAAAAGTATTTGGGCACAACTCCGTCTGCTTTTGAGGTTGTTTCCATTTTCATTTGGCCTAAAAAAACGTCGGCATTGAAGGGGCTAGTACTTGAAGATTTCCAATTCATCGAACGGAAAATTCGCGAAAGCTATCCTGTAGCCAAAATCGACTGGAAAAGCCCGATTAAGGAATTCATGGCGAATCATGACCAGGATGAGGAATTATAG